The following coding sequences are from one Veillonella rodentium window:
- the cbiE gene encoding precorrin-6y C5,15-methyltransferase (decarboxylating) subunit CbiE: protein MAHTLYIVGIGPGNPDYVVPKGLNLIKHATVLVGSERSLEDFQEPGQITYPVTGKLSLLSEQIEHELNDHDVVVMVSGDTGYYSLLPYLKKKFTANPIEVVPGISSMTFAFARLNEVWHDADLMSFHGRQPAPEQLVYKAGKKMGFLTDPEYNPAHIARILIDEGWPPETRAAALERLSYDDERIVDSTLEVLTELEGFGHSVMVVLG, encoded by the coding sequence ATGGCACATACCTTGTATATCGTAGGCATTGGTCCAGGTAATCCTGATTATGTGGTGCCTAAAGGTCTTAATTTAATTAAACATGCTACGGTCCTGGTGGGCAGTGAACGATCTTTAGAGGACTTTCAGGAACCGGGACAAATTACATACCCTGTAACGGGAAAACTCAGTTTACTGTCTGAACAAATTGAGCATGAGCTCAATGACCATGATGTGGTCGTGATGGTCAGCGGTGATACGGGTTATTACAGCCTGTTGCCTTATTTAAAGAAAAAATTTACTGCTAATCCGATTGAGGTCGTGCCGGGCATCAGTTCGATGACATTTGCTTTTGCGCGTCTCAATGAGGTGTGGCATGATGCGGATCTGATGAGCTTTCACGGGCGCCAGCCGGCACCGGAACAGCTCGTCTACAAAGCAGGGAAAAAGATGGGATTTTTGACGGATCCCGAATATAATCCGGCGCATATTGCGCGTATTTTAATTGATGAGGGATGGCCGCCCGAAACGCGTGCAGCGGCCCTTGAGCGATTGAGCTACGATGATGAAAGAATCGTAGACTCCACGCTGGAGGTCTTAACTGAGCTGGAAGGCTTCGGACATTCCGTTATGGTGGTACTGGGATGA
- the cbiD gene encoding cobalt-precorrin-5B (C(1))-methyltransferase CbiD, with product MRVEDMKGGYTTGSCATAGMKAGLLALLDNNIVEQVVIENPQGQYIQVPIKAVEVLSDTSAKVTVMKDGGDDPDVTHGNDVETTVTLDDTGELRFRAGFGVGTVTKSGLAMPPGEPAINPGPRTMMNIVFEELCVRGQGVTVTVSVPNGMVLAKKTLNHTLGIEGGISIIGTTGIVKPMSEEGFKNSLVPQLKVMKANGCETAVLVPGRIGQDLAEQVLGIHKNQMAETSNFIGFMLEKAVQIGFKRILIIGHIGKLIKLASGSFHTHNRMSDGRMESIVAYAALEGASQVVCEELFNCQTTESTFPILEREGLTGVYQRVVDRASLRSERYIANEAEVGIIITTLKGEILAMDKHAKEMGELEQWHIPCIS from the coding sequence ATGAGAGTAGAGGACATGAAGGGTGGATATACCACGGGTTCATGCGCTACGGCAGGTATGAAAGCTGGTTTATTGGCCCTCTTAGATAACAATATCGTGGAACAGGTGGTCATTGAAAATCCGCAAGGTCAGTATATTCAGGTGCCTATTAAAGCAGTGGAGGTTTTATCAGATACATCGGCGAAGGTAACCGTTATGAAAGACGGCGGTGACGATCCTGATGTAACTCATGGCAATGATGTGGAAACGACAGTGACCCTTGATGATACTGGTGAACTACGATTCCGAGCGGGCTTTGGCGTAGGGACCGTAACAAAATCGGGCCTTGCTATGCCGCCTGGAGAACCGGCTATCAATCCAGGACCTCGGACGATGATGAACATCGTCTTTGAAGAGCTATGTGTACGTGGACAAGGGGTTACCGTTACTGTTAGCGTACCGAACGGTATGGTATTGGCTAAGAAAACGTTAAACCACACATTGGGAATCGAAGGTGGCATTTCCATTATTGGTACTACAGGTATTGTTAAGCCTATGAGTGAAGAAGGGTTTAAGAACTCGTTAGTGCCCCAGTTGAAAGTTATGAAGGCTAACGGATGTGAAACAGCTGTTCTCGTACCTGGGCGTATCGGTCAAGATCTGGCAGAGCAAGTATTAGGTATTCATAAGAACCAAATGGCAGAAACGAGTAATTTTATTGGATTTATGCTTGAAAAGGCTGTACAGATTGGATTCAAACGAATATTAATCATCGGTCATATCGGTAAATTAATCAAACTAGCTAGTGGTAGCTTCCATACTCATAATCGCATGAGTGATGGCCGTATGGAAAGTATCGTGGCATATGCTGCCTTGGAAGGGGCGTCGCAAGTGGTTTGTGAAGAGTTATTTAATTGCCAGACTACAGAGTCTACGTTCCCTATTTTGGAGCGAGAAGGACTGACTGGTGTATACCAACGTGTTGTAGATCGTGCCTCTCTACGGAGTGAGCGATATATTGCTAATGAAGCAGAGGTAGGCATCATCATTACGACCTTAAAAGGCGAGATTTTAGCAATGGATAAGCATGCAAAAGAGATGGGAGAACTTGAACAATGGCACATACCTTGTATATCGTAG
- a CDS encoding YajQ family cyclic di-GMP-binding protein, translated as MAKDCSFDVVSEVDMQEVDNAVNQARKEIGTRYDFRGSKAEISLEGDTIKIVGDDEYKLNAIIDVLKGKMVKRNVAIKNLDYGKVEPAAGATVRQVITIKKGITKKNAKEVVKAIKNMKLKVQASIQEDQVRVSGKDKDDLQAVIQMLKQLDIPVELQFVNFRS; from the coding sequence ATGGCTAAAGATTGTTCCTTTGATGTAGTGTCCGAAGTGGATATGCAGGAAGTGGATAATGCGGTAAATCAGGCGAGGAAGGAAATCGGCACTCGTTATGATTTCCGCGGCTCTAAGGCGGAGATTAGTCTTGAAGGCGACACTATTAAGATTGTCGGTGATGACGAATACAAATTGAACGCCATTATCGACGTATTAAAGGGTAAGATGGTTAAGCGTAATGTAGCGATCAAAAATCTTGATTACGGCAAGGTGGAACCGGCTGCGGGTGCTACGGTTCGCCAAGTGATTACCATCAAAAAAGGCATTACTAAAAAAAATGCCAAAGAAGTGGTAAAAGCGATCAAAAATATGAAATTGAAGGTCCAAGCGTCGATTCAGGAAGATCAGGTGCGCGTATCCGGTAAGGATAAAGATGATTTGCAAGCGGTTATCCAAATGTTGAAACAGCTGGATATTCCTGTTGAACTGCAATTCGTAAATTTCCGTTCCTAG
- a CDS encoding WG repeat-containing protein, with protein MNINKKSVLVACVLAAMSTTTFAASTTTSTSSTTVTNHDTPTSTSTRVTREQHTTTTSTSTVRTESSSSIKSTKASVGVMTPQKLEERSALSGYIAADVSSALNPYRDAPKSLKSGKGTTFKNDEVLEHGVLASMKQGGKWGIIRPDGTVAIEPKYKEIKDVDYKTGNVLAQVDKKTETWVTPKGVEISEEEALKERVKQEATQEYPSDSYVEFKEKGKYGFKTTDDKVVIAPQFRQVVTGFSEDRAFVKNAKGKIVAIDGTGKELFNAPSKEVYAFRNGLAEYRRSVSGFNLGGLVGGFIVGGILGGALLGGQHYHVDGFAYDGAKRGYIDRSGNIVIDSKKDKVWPITAYGTVIKDAGNLYFVNRKGEVVIQPGDYDAGEMDKLNGLLALKDNKTEKWGIFDVSTGKQVVSFKYDSISFAGTDRLVVVKDHVKNLIDMSNGKSMYSAQTEATIEPFNNDTVTWVHTGKEGYTIIDNDGHVLFRDTNKLIEDAKSFNHGFSSVKSKGKWGIMNSKGEWIVQPKYDAVNVL; from the coding sequence ATGAATATTAACAAGAAATCTGTATTAGTCGCATGTGTGTTAGCGGCTATGTCTACAACAACTTTTGCGGCATCTACTACAACATCTACTAGTAGTACAACGGTAACAAACCACGATACACCAACATCGACTAGTACACGTGTAACCCGTGAGCAACATACAACAACTACATCAACTTCTACTGTGCGCACAGAAAGCTCTAGCTCCATTAAAAGCACTAAAGCTAGTGTAGGCGTAATGACTCCTCAAAAACTTGAAGAACGTAGTGCACTTTCTGGTTATATCGCGGCTGATGTATCAAGTGCATTAAACCCTTATCGTGATGCACCAAAATCTTTGAAATCTGGTAAAGGTACTACTTTCAAAAATGATGAAGTTCTTGAGCATGGTGTATTAGCATCTATGAAACAAGGCGGTAAATGGGGTATTATTCGTCCAGATGGTACTGTTGCTATTGAACCTAAGTATAAAGAAATTAAAGATGTTGATTATAAAACAGGCAATGTGTTAGCTCAAGTAGATAAGAAAACAGAAACTTGGGTTACACCTAAGGGTGTGGAAATCTCTGAAGAGGAAGCTTTAAAAGAACGTGTTAAACAAGAAGCAACTCAAGAGTATCCAAGCGATTCCTATGTAGAGTTTAAAGAAAAAGGAAAATACGGCTTTAAGACTACTGACGACAAAGTAGTGATTGCTCCACAATTCCGTCAAGTTGTGACTGGTTTTAGCGAAGACCGTGCTTTTGTTAAGAATGCTAAAGGTAAAATCGTAGCTATTGATGGTACTGGTAAAGAATTATTTAATGCTCCTTCTAAAGAGGTATATGCATTCCGCAATGGTCTTGCTGAATATCGTCGCTCCGTAAGTGGGTTTAACTTAGGTGGTCTTGTAGGTGGCTTTATCGTGGGAGGTATCCTTGGTGGTGCACTTTTAGGTGGTCAACATTACCACGTAGATGGTTTTGCTTATGATGGTGCAAAACGCGGCTATATCGATCGCTCTGGCAACATTGTTATCGATAGCAAAAAAGATAAAGTATGGCCTATTACAGCTTATGGCACAGTAATTAAAGATGCTGGTAATTTATATTTCGTGAACCGTAAAGGTGAAGTTGTTATTCAACCTGGCGATTATGATGCAGGTGAAATGGATAAATTGAATGGTCTATTAGCGTTAAAAGATAATAAGACTGAAAAATGGGGCATTTTTGATGTATCTACAGGTAAACAAGTAGTGTCCTTTAAATATGATTCTATTTCCTTTGCAGGTACAGATCGTTTAGTAGTCGTGAAAGATCATGTTAAAAATCTTATTGATATGAGTAATGGTAAATCTATGTATTCTGCTCAAACAGAAGCAACTATTGAACCGTTCAACAACGATACTGTAACGTGGGTTCATACTGGTAAAGAGGGCTATACGATCATCGATAATGACGGTCATGTATTATTTAGAGATACAAACAAACTTATTGAAGATGCTAAATCCTTCAACCATGGTTTTAGCTCTGTTAAATCTAAAGGTAAATGGGGTATTATGAATTCTAAAGGGGAATGGATTGTACAACCTAAATATGATGCGGTAAACGTTTTGTAA